The Methanocaldococcus jannaschii DSM 2661 genome has a segment encoding these proteins:
- a CDS encoding tetrahydromethanopterin S-methyltransferase subunit B — protein MATYVFIDQNIPLVYTVETGVITKGFGDLLFVDVSPIEEQIKKLETLVDAYEHSLDPRYPPLNSFPNRDGVYAISGYFKSAFFGFWIGLGIMALLAIILGVKF, from the coding sequence ATGGCAACTTATGTATTTATAGACCAGAATATTCCTTTAGTATATACTGTTGAAACAGGAGTAATTACAAAAGGATTTGGAGATTTGTTATTTGTTGATGTTTCTCCAATAGAAGAACAAATTAAAAAATTGGAAACATTGGTAGATGCATATGAGCATTCTTTAGATCCAAGGTATCCACCATTAAACTCATTCCCAAATAGAGATGGCGTCTATGCAATATCAGGATACTTTAAGAGTGCATTCTTTGGATTTTGGATAGGTCTTGGGATAATGGCACTGTTGGCGATAATATTGGGAGTGAAATTCTAA
- the mtrA gene encoding tetrahydromethanopterin S-methyltransferase subunit A yields the protein MANKREPAPGWPIVSGEYVVGNPESCVGVVTLGSHGLEQACIDAGAAIAGPCHTENLGIEKVVANYISNPNIRFMILCGSEVQGHITGQCFKALWENGIGDDGGIIGAKGAIPFLENVNKEAVERFRRQIVEVVDLIDCEDIGKITQAIKECLSKDPGAIDEDPFIIELEGGKGGGEEEEGVIKPITPEMAIIESRMRLIGNEMCYNGLLAKWQAGYYNGKIQGIATGLFLMLLIMGILMF from the coding sequence ATGGCAAATAAAAGAGAACCAGCACCAGGATGGCCAATTGTCTCTGGTGAATATGTTGTTGGAAATCCGGAAAGTTGTGTTGGAGTTGTAACTTTAGGTTCTCACGGTTTGGAGCAAGCATGTATCGATGCAGGGGCTGCTATAGCAGGACCTTGCCACACAGAAAACTTGGGTATTGAAAAGGTTGTAGCAAACTATATATCAAACCCAAACATTAGGTTTATGATTCTCTGTGGTTCAGAAGTCCAAGGGCATATAACTGGACAGTGTTTTAAAGCATTATGGGAAAATGGCATTGGAGACGATGGAGGTATTATTGGAGCTAAAGGGGCCATACCATTCTTAGAGAACGTGAATAAAGAAGCAGTTGAAAGATTTAGAAGGCAGATAGTTGAAGTTGTTGATTTAATTGACTGTGAAGATATTGGTAAAATAACACAAGCAATAAAAGAGTGTTTAAGTAAAGACCCAGGAGCTATTGACGAAGACCCATTTATAATTGAGTTAGAAGGAGGAAAAGGAGGAGGAGAAGAGGAAGAGGGTGTTATAAAACCAATAACACCAGAAATGGCAATAATTGAGAGTAGAATGAGATTAATTGGAAATGAAATGTGCTATAATGGATTGTTAGCAAAGTGGCAGGCAGGATATTATAATGGTAAGATTCAAGGAATTGCCACTGGTTTGTTCTTAATGCTACTAATTATGGGAATCTTAATGTTCTAA
- a CDS encoding tetrahydromethanopterin S-methyltransferase subunit F gives MGVEVSNKPNVSSIQSYVEDLEYKVGLITRNRGLESGTESAGTKGLIIGVVSAIVLMGIPLALYFLMK, from the coding sequence ATGGGTGTTGAAGTTTCAAACAAACCTAATGTTTCATCAATACAGAGTTATGTAGAGGATTTAGAATATAAAGTTGGATTAATAACGAGAAATAGAGGTTTAGAGAGTGGAACCGAATCTGCTGGAACAAAAGGATTAATAATTGGAGTAGTTTCAGCCATAGTGTTAATGGGTATTCCTTTGGCGCTGTATTTCTTAATGAAATAA
- the mtrD gene encoding tetrahydromethanopterin S-methyltransferase subunit D has translation MDIVSAIVPLIEMTIAGAIINASVHFIPVGGAPAAMATSTGVGTGTTQLAAGAGFTGLMGAAVMASNVGLSPIGMALIMISGAVSSMIMLGVTMLIGQLIYVFGVGVVPAADKCEIDPITKDPQKPYVTPGTTGHGVPTVCFVSGLIGAALGGIGGALAYIALRKLGLDPGVAGMLAVGFFFINAVLASYNIGGTIEGFHDPKFKKMPNGVIASTVASLLFGIISVLMVL, from the coding sequence ATGGATATTGTTAGCGCAATTGTTCCATTAATTGAGATGACTATTGCAGGGGCAATAATTAATGCAAGTGTTCATTTTATCCCTGTTGGAGGGGCTCCAGCGGCTATGGCGACCTCAACAGGGGTTGGAACAGGAACAACACAGTTGGCAGCAGGGGCAGGTTTTACTGGATTGATGGGTGCTGCAGTAATGGCATCAAATGTAGGTTTATCACCTATTGGAATGGCATTGATTATGATCTCTGGAGCTGTAAGTTCAATGATTATGCTCGGAGTAACGATGTTAATTGGGCAATTAATTTATGTATTTGGAGTTGGGGTTGTTCCAGCTGCAGATAAGTGTGAAATTGATCCTATAACTAAAGATCCACAAAAACCTTATGTTACTCCAGGGACTACAGGACATGGAGTTCCAACTGTTTGTTTTGTTAGTGGTTTAATAGGAGCGGCTTTAGGAGGAATTGGTGGAGCTTTAGCATACATTGCTTTAAGAAAACTCGGTTTAGATCCAGGAGTTGCAGGGATGTTAGCAGTTGGTTTCTTCTTTATCAATGCGGTTTTAGCATCATATAACATTGGAGGGACTATTGAAGGATTCCACGACCCAAAATTCAAGAAAATGCCTAATGGAGTTATTGCATCAACAGTAGCTTCATTATTGTTTGGTATAATTTCAGTATTGATGGTTTTATAA
- the mtrC gene encoding tetrahydromethanopterin S-methyltransferase subunit MtrC, with protein MSHGGGGHAAELYPEEQIFAVGIALSLVGCYLANFLSPYGLGMLIGGLLASAACVAGANTVRKVAAYGLGTGVPSIGMVSLGMGTLAAVAGVLIPDYFNLPYLVAPIITLIVSAVIGYIVGRLTVNPVGMKIPIMVRSMTFLSIAGAMALLGFTVAYVGSLEPQKYIDYALNNGMMALAFIAAGMAILHPFNACLGPNESHKRTLTLAVACGFITWFVFSVVKLDIVSIIVSIILWAIVYVKFVKMSFKDACAVLHVPEIPKKEE; from the coding sequence ATGTCACATGGTGGAGGAGGTCATGCAGCTGAACTTTATCCTGAAGAGCAAATATTTGCTGTAGGTATTGCTTTATCATTGGTTGGATGCTATTTAGCAAACTTTTTGTCACCTTATGGATTGGGAATGTTAATTGGCGGTTTATTGGCATCTGCAGCATGTGTTGCTGGAGCAAATACTGTTAGGAAAGTAGCTGCTTACGGTCTTGGAACAGGAGTTCCGTCCATTGGTATGGTAAGTTTAGGTATGGGAACATTGGCGGCAGTTGCAGGTGTTTTAATTCCTGATTACTTCAATCTTCCTTATTTGGTAGCTCCAATTATAACATTGATAGTTTCAGCAGTTATTGGATATATCGTTGGAAGATTAACAGTAAATCCAGTAGGTATGAAGATTCCAATTATGGTTAGAAGTATGACATTTTTATCAATTGCAGGAGCCATGGCTTTATTAGGATTTACTGTTGCCTATGTGGGTAGTTTAGAACCACAAAAATACATTGATTATGCATTAAATAATGGTATGATGGCCTTGGCATTTATTGCTGCGGGTATGGCAATATTACATCCATTTAACGCATGTTTGGGTCCAAATGAAAGCCATAAGAGAACATTAACATTAGCAGTTGCTTGTGGTTTTATAACATGGTTTGTATTCTCAGTAGTTAAATTAGATATAGTATCTATAATTGTTTCAATAATATTATGGGCAATTGTCTATGTGAAGTTTGTTAAGATGTCATTTAAAGATGCCTGTGCAGTTCTTCACGTTCCAGAGATTCCTAAGAAGGAGGAATAA
- the mcrG gene encoding coenzyme-B sulfoethylthiotransferase subunit gamma: MAYKPQFYPGQTKIAQNRRDHMNPDVQLEKLRDIPDDDVVKIMGHRQPGEDYKTVHPPLEEMDLPEDYVRDLVEPLNGAKEGHRIRYIQFTDSMYFAPAQPYDRARTYMWRFRGVDTGTLSGRQVIEMRESDLEALSKNFLIDTAFFDPARIGIRGATVHGHSLRLDENGLMFDALQRYVYDEKTGHVLYVKDQVGRPLDEPVDVGEPLPEEKLKEITTIYRIDGVPMREDEELLTVVKRIHRARTLGGFLPVEDVFEKL; the protein is encoded by the coding sequence ATGGCATACAAGCCACAGTTCTACCCAGGTCAAACAAAAATTGCTCAAAATAGAAGAGACCACATGAATCCAGATGTTCAGTTAGAAAAGTTGAGAGACATTCCAGATGATGATGTTGTTAAGATAATGGGTCACAGACAGCCAGGAGAGGATTACAAAACAGTTCACCCACCATTAGAGGAGATGGATTTACCAGAAGACTATGTAAGAGATTTAGTTGAGCCATTAAATGGAGCTAAAGAAGGTCACAGAATTAGATACATACAATTTACCGATTCAATGTACTTCGCTCCAGCTCAGCCATATGACAGAGCAAGAACTTACATGTGGAGATTTAGAGGAGTAGATACTGGAACATTATCCGGAAGACAAGTTATTGAGATGAGAGAGAGTGACTTAGAAGCATTATCAAAGAACTTCTTAATTGATACAGCATTCTTTGACCCTGCAAGAATTGGTATTAGAGGAGCTACTGTCCACGGACACTCATTAAGATTGGATGAAAACGGTTTAATGTTCGATGCTCTCCAGAGATATGTTTATGATGAGAAAACAGGACACGTTTTATACGTTAAAGACCAGGTTGGAAGACCATTAGATGAGCCTGTAGATGTTGGAGAACCTTTACCAGAAGAGAAATTGAAAGAGATTACAACCATCTACAGAATTGATGGAGTCCCAATGAGAGAAGATGAAGAATTATTAACAGTTGTTAAGAGAATCCACAGAGCAAGAACCTTAGGAGGGTTCTTACCAGTAGAAGATGTTTTCGAGAAACTCTAA
- the mtrE gene encoding tetrahydromethanopterin S-methyltransferase subunit E yields MDATLIALGALALSGALATVAGCAEDLESDVGSQSNPNSQVQLAPQMGNIHRYFNKAISGEPVSYGLYVAVAGTVAYAIMQMGLNPILALILGAGVAAFVHGAYAISAYLGRIVGQSKNFGQPVYWDVVMSHLGPIVGHGFIAVFCMVLMAYLANTILGNPFPLPLIALIFGITVGAIGSSTGDVHYGAEREYQKYPFGGGVPVANHGDIDIKAEYGLRNGMDSSYFCSRLGGVLTGLCFGLIVFLDGWRGVLGDILKGGQGGSVITASIISIVIGLIIVAILAIINRKVEVFARNKYGPYTK; encoded by the coding sequence ATGGATGCAACACTGATAGCCCTTGGGGCTTTAGCGTTGAGTGGTGCATTGGCAACAGTTGCTGGATGTGCAGAAGATTTGGAATCTGATGTAGGGTCTCAGTCAAACCCAAACTCACAGGTTCAGTTAGCTCCACAGATGGGGAATATACACAGATACTTTAACAAGGCTATATCTGGGGAGCCAGTTTCTTATGGTTTGTATGTTGCAGTTGCGGGGACAGTTGCTTATGCTATTATGCAAATGGGATTAAACCCAATTTTAGCGTTAATTTTAGGAGCAGGAGTAGCTGCTTTTGTTCATGGGGCTTATGCTATTTCAGCATATTTAGGTAGAATTGTGGGTCAATCAAAGAACTTTGGTCAGCCAGTTTATTGGGATGTTGTAATGAGCCATCTTGGCCCAATTGTTGGACATGGTTTTATTGCAGTCTTTTGTATGGTTTTAATGGCTTATTTAGCTAACACTATATTAGGAAACCCATTCCCACTGCCATTGATTGCATTGATATTTGGGATTACTGTTGGTGCAATTGGTTCATCAACTGGAGACGTTCATTATGGTGCTGAAAGAGAATATCAAAAATATCCATTTGGAGGAGGAGTTCCAGTTGCTAACCATGGAGATATTGACATTAAAGCAGAATATGGTTTAAGAAACGGTATGGACTCCTCATACTTCTGTTCAAGATTAGGAGGAGTTTTAACTGGTTTATGCTTTGGTTTAATTGTATTTTTAGATGGTTGGAGAGGTGTTTTGGGAGATATATTAAAAGGAGGTCAGGGAGGAAGTGTAATAACTGCTTCAATAATATCAATTGTTATTGGTTTGATAATCGTAGCTATATTGGCAATAATAAATAGAAAGGTTGAGGTCTTTGCAAGAAATAAGTATGGACCATACACAAAATAA
- the mcrA gene encoding coenzyme-B sulfoethylthiotransferase subunit alpha: MDAEKRLFLKALKEKFEEDPREKYTKFYVFGGWRQSARKREFVEAAQKLIEKRGGIPFYNPDIGVPLGQRKLMPYKVSNTDAIVEGDDLHFMNNAAMQQFWDDIRRTVIVGMDTAHAVLEKRLGVEVTPETINEYMETINHALPGGAVVQEHMVEVHPALVWDCYAKIFTGDDELADEIDKRFLIDINKLFPEEQAEQIKKAIGKRTYQVSRVPTLVGRVCDGGTIARWSAMQIGMSFITAYKLCAGEAAIADFSYAAKHADVIQMASFLPARRARGPNEPGGIFFGVLADIVQTSRVSDDPVEQSLEVVAAGAMLYDQIWLGGYMSGGVGFTQYATATYTDDILDDFSYYGYDYITKKYGGCNSVKPTMDVVEDIATEVTLYGLEQYDTFPALLEDHFGGSQRAGVTAAAAGITTALATGNSNAGVNGWYLSQILHKEYHSRLGFYGYDLQDQCGAANSLSFRNDEGSPLELRGPNYPNYAMNVGHQGEYAGITQAAHSARGDAFALNPLIKVAFADPSLVFDFTHPRKEFARGALREFEPAGERDPIIPAH, from the coding sequence ATGGATGCTGAAAAAAGATTGTTCTTAAAGGCATTAAAGGAAAAGTTTGAAGAAGACCCAAGAGAAAAATACACTAAGTTCTATGTCTTTGGCGGATGGAGACAGTCAGCAAGAAAAAGAGAATTCGTTGAGGCAGCACAAAAATTAATTGAGAAGAGAGGAGGAATTCCATTTTACAACCCAGATATTGGAGTTCCATTGGGGCAGAGAAAATTAATGCCTTACAAAGTTTCAAATACAGATGCAATTGTTGAAGGGGATGACTTACACTTCATGAACAACGCTGCAATGCAGCAGTTCTGGGATGACATAAGAAGAACAGTTATCGTTGGGATGGATACAGCTCACGCTGTTCTTGAAAAGAGATTGGGGGTAGAGGTTACTCCAGAAACAATTAATGAATACATGGAAACTATTAACCACGCTCTCCCAGGAGGAGCAGTTGTTCAGGAGCACATGGTTGAGGTCCACCCAGCATTAGTCTGGGACTGTTACGCTAAGATATTCACTGGAGATGACGAATTAGCAGATGAGATTGACAAGAGGTTCTTAATTGACATTAACAAGTTGTTCCCAGAAGAGCAGGCAGAACAAATCAAGAAGGCAATCGGTAAGAGAACATACCAAGTTTCAAGAGTTCCAACATTAGTCGGTAGAGTTTGTGATGGGGGAACAATAGCAAGATGGAGTGCTATGCAGATTGGAATGTCATTCATTACAGCTTACAAGCTCTGTGCTGGGGAGGCAGCAATTGCTGACTTCTCATACGCTGCAAAGCACGCTGATGTCATTCAGATGGCTTCATTCTTGCCAGCAAGAAGAGCAAGAGGGCCAAATGAACCAGGAGGTATCTTCTTCGGAGTCTTGGCAGATATTGTTCAAACATCAAGAGTTTCAGATGACCCAGTTGAACAGTCATTAGAGGTTGTTGCTGCTGGGGCTATGTTGTATGACCAAATCTGGTTAGGAGGATACATGTCTGGAGGAGTCGGATTTACACAGTATGCTACAGCAACCTATACAGATGACATCTTGGATGACTTCTCATACTACGGATATGACTACATAACCAAGAAATATGGAGGATGCAACAGCGTAAAACCAACAATGGATGTTGTTGAAGATATTGCTACTGAAGTAACTTTATATGGTTTAGAGCAGTATGACACCTTCCCAGCATTGTTAGAAGACCACTTCGGAGGTTCCCAAAGAGCAGGGGTTACAGCTGCTGCAGCAGGTATTACAACTGCATTAGCTACAGGAAACTCAAACGCTGGAGTTAACGGATGGTATCTAAGCCAGATATTGCACAAAGAATACCACAGCAGATTAGGATTCTATGGTTATGACTTACAAGACCAGTGTGGAGCAGCCAACTCATTATCATTCAGAAACGATGAAGGTTCCCCATTAGAATTGAGAGGGCCTAACTATCCAAACTACGCAATGAACGTTGGTCACCAAGGAGAATATGCTGGAATTACACAGGCTGCACACTCAGCAAGAGGAGACGCATTTGCATTGAACCCATTAATTAAGGTTGCATTTGCAGACCCATCATTAGTCTTTGACTTCACACATCCAAGAAAAGAGTTTGCAAGAGGTGCTTTAAGAGAATTCGAGCCAGCTGGAGAAAGAGATCCAATCATCCCAGCTCACTAA
- the mtrG gene encoding tetrahydromethanopterin S-methyltransferase subunit MtrG, with product MSEDEKLPQVIMDPADYEALKKRLDELEKKVENTNAELFQLAGKKVGRDIGILYGLVIGIILSYILPALIKIIQILSLKVLVQQ from the coding sequence ATGTCCGAAGACGAAAAGTTGCCACAAGTAATAATGGACCCTGCAGATTATGAGGCATTAAAAAAGAGGTTAGATGAATTAGAAAAAAAGGTAGAAAACACAAATGCTGAACTCTTCCAACTGGCTGGAAAAAAAGTTGGGAGGGATATTGGAATATTATATGGTTTAGTTATAGGGATAATACTTTCCTACATACTGCCAGCATTAATCAAAATCATACAAATATTGAGTTTAAAAGTACTTGTTCAACAATAA
- the mtrH gene encoding tetrahydromethanopterin S-methyltransferase subunit H — protein MFKFDREQMVVEIAGRKIGGQPGEYPTALAGTIFYARHKIVEDERKGIFDKAAAEDLINKQAEMEDITGNPALVQVFGGTPEALVNYIDFVAEVWDGPMLLDSTSGEARMAAAKRATEAGYAKQCIYNSINVSIDEQEYQVLVESDLEASIVLCFDPMDPTVEGKINVLTNGGKTADKGMLELAEKAGIKYPLIDTAVTPLGNGAGAAVRASFAVKALFGYPVGSGIHNIPSAWDWLREFRKQLREAGEREKAKDIHHVCDVGANLVQVMASGDFVLYGPIDNAYMTFPAVAMVDAIIAEAAKELGIEPIDTHPFKKLV, from the coding sequence ATGTTTAAGTTTGACAGAGAGCAAATGGTCGTTGAAATTGCGGGGAGAAAAATTGGAGGTCAGCCAGGAGAGTATCCTACAGCTTTAGCAGGGACTATATTCTATGCAAGACACAAAATTGTTGAAGATGAGAGAAAAGGTATCTTTGACAAAGCAGCGGCAGAGGATTTAATTAACAAACAGGCAGAGATGGAAGACATTACTGGAAACCCAGCGTTAGTTCAGGTATTTGGAGGAACCCCAGAGGCGTTAGTTAATTATATTGACTTTGTTGCTGAGGTTTGGGATGGTCCAATGTTATTGGACTCTACATCAGGAGAAGCAAGAATGGCTGCTGCAAAGAGAGCTACTGAAGCTGGATATGCTAAGCAGTGTATTTATAACTCTATTAACGTTTCTATTGATGAGCAAGAATATCAGGTTTTAGTTGAAAGTGATTTGGAAGCATCAATTGTTTTATGTTTCGACCCAATGGACCCAACTGTTGAAGGAAAGATAAATGTCTTAACAAATGGTGGGAAAACAGCAGATAAGGGGATGTTAGAACTCGCTGAAAAAGCAGGTATTAAGTATCCTTTAATCGATACAGCAGTTACACCATTAGGTAACGGAGCAGGAGCTGCTGTTAGAGCATCATTTGCTGTTAAAGCACTATTTGGATATCCAGTAGGGAGTGGTATTCACAACATTCCATCAGCATGGGACTGGTTAAGAGAGTTTAGAAAACAGTTAAGAGAAGCTGGAGAAAGAGAAAAAGCAAAAGATATTCACCACGTTTGTGATGTTGGAGCAAACTTAGTCCAAGTTATGGCGTCAGGAGACTTTGTCCTTTATGGCCCAATTGACAATGCATATATGACATTCCCAGCAGTAGCTATGGTTGATGCAATTATTGCAGAGGCAGCAAAAGAATT